One genomic segment of Pantoea sp. Aalb includes these proteins:
- the priA gene encoding primosomal protein N', giving the protein MLVVQIALPLPLPRLFDYLLPPDVPQLVPGARTQVSFGNRTMIGIAVNILENSKLPLTQLKKIEKVIDDQSLFSPVLWHILHWAANYYHFPIGEVLSHALPVLLRQGKPTRINTMRKWIISDAGRKVTMESLKYAPKQQKALATILKQPLYYNQISKHNITHATLKSLRTKGLCDLYEEASTIIDWRNNFKIKGKRLDLNKDQEFAVQAINKERNSYVAWLLAGITGSGKTEVYLRVLEKILACGKQALVLVPEISLTPQTIKYFRERFKAPIDILHSSLKNSERLSVWLRARNGESAIVIGTRSAIFTPLTRLGAIIIDEEHDTSYKQQEGWRYQARDLAVFRAHQENIPIILGSATPALETLHNVYNGKYRQLSLIKRIGNAKPTLHKTINIKGQQLKSGLAPILLKKIKQHLQNDNQVLIFLNRRGFSPALICHECGWVAECKLCDSYYTLHQYNHQLRCHHCNSKQTIPNQCFNCKSTHIIPVGVGTEQLEQYLHILFPNISISRIDRDNIKSQCTLEKYFLNIHRGGAHILIGTQMLAKGHHFPNVTLVSLLNVDNALFSADFRTTERFAQLYIQVAGRTGRAGKQGEVLLQTYHPEHPLLKKLMHFGYFSFAKQALLERQLVQLPPWTNHAIFHAEDIDNCQAETFLTQLRSMLEINPNKDKKTWLMGPIPSLTPKKNGRWRWQLLIQHPSRQHLQLLIKCSLLFIYTLPITRKIKWLIDIDPIES; this is encoded by the coding sequence ATGTTAGTTGTTCAAATTGCATTACCATTACCTCTACCCCGATTATTTGACTATTTATTACCTCCTGATGTACCACAGTTAGTTCCGGGTGCACGAACTCAAGTATCATTTGGTAACCGTACAATGATCGGTATTGCTGTTAATATACTTGAAAATAGTAAATTACCATTAACGCAACTTAAAAAAATTGAAAAAGTAATTGATGATCAAAGCTTATTTTCTCCTGTGCTTTGGCATATATTACACTGGGCAGCAAATTACTATCATTTCCCTATAGGCGAAGTATTGAGTCATGCATTACCAGTTCTATTACGTCAAGGAAAACCAACTAGGATAAATACAATGAGGAAATGGATAATAAGTGATGCAGGACGTAAAGTTACAATGGAAAGTTTGAAATATGCACCAAAACAGCAGAAAGCTCTTGCTACTATTCTTAAACAACCATTATATTATAATCAAATAAGCAAACATAATATTACTCATGCCACATTAAAATCTTTACGTACTAAAGGACTGTGTGATTTATATGAAGAAGCATCAACAATAATTGATTGGCGTAATAATTTTAAAATTAAAGGCAAAAGATTAGATTTAAATAAAGATCAAGAATTTGCTGTACAAGCAATTAACAAAGAAAGAAATTCTTATGTAGCATGGTTATTAGCTGGTATTACCGGTTCAGGGAAAACAGAAGTTTATCTTAGAGTGTTAGAAAAAATACTAGCATGTGGTAAACAAGCATTAGTATTGGTACCAGAAATTAGTTTAACGCCCCAAACCATTAAATACTTTCGTGAACGTTTTAAAGCACCAATAGACATATTACATTCATCTCTTAAAAATAGTGAACGTCTTTCTGTATGGTTACGTGCTCGTAATGGTGAAAGCGCAATTGTAATTGGCACTAGATCAGCAATATTTACACCATTAACACGTTTAGGTGCAATTATTATAGATGAAGAACATGATACTTCCTATAAACAACAAGAAGGATGGCGTTACCAGGCTCGTGATTTGGCTGTATTTCGTGCTCATCAAGAGAATATTCCTATTATATTAGGATCAGCAACACCAGCATTAGAAACTTTACATAATGTATACAACGGTAAATATAGGCAACTTAGTCTTATTAAACGTATTGGTAATGCAAAACCCACATTACATAAAACTATTAATATTAAAGGTCAACAACTTAAAAGTGGTTTAGCACCAATATTGCTTAAGAAAATTAAGCAACATTTACAAAATGATAATCAAGTGTTAATTTTTCTGAATAGACGAGGATTTTCTCCAGCTCTTATATGCCATGAATGTGGCTGGGTAGCTGAATGTAAGCTTTGTGATAGTTATTATACATTGCATCAATATAATCATCAATTGCGGTGTCACCATTGTAATAGTAAACAAACTATTCCTAATCAATGTTTTAACTGTAAATCAACACATATAATACCAGTTGGAGTTGGAACAGAACAATTAGAACAATATCTTCATATTTTATTTCCGAATATATCTATTTCACGTATTGATCGTGATAATATTAAGTCTCAATGTACATTAGAAAAATATTTTCTTAATATACATAGAGGTGGAGCCCATATTCTCATTGGTACACAAATGTTAGCAAAAGGACATCATTTTCCTAACGTTACTTTAGTATCTTTATTAAATGTTGATAATGCATTATTTTCTGCTGATTTTCGTACGACTGAACGCTTTGCACAATTATATATACAAGTTGCTGGACGTACAGGAAGAGCAGGAAAACAAGGTGAAGTACTACTACAAACTTATCATCCAGAGCATCCACTATTAAAAAAATTGATGCATTTCGGATATTTCTCTTTTGCTAAGCAAGCTTTATTAGAAAGACAATTAGTACAATTACCCCCGTGGACAAACCACGCAATTTTCCATGCTGAAGATATAGATAACTGTCAAGCAGAAACATTTCTTACTCAATTACGTAGCATGTTAGAAATAAATCCTAATAAAGATAAGAAAACATGGTTAATGGGCCCAATACCATCATTAACACCAAAAAAAAATGGACGTTGGCGATGGCAGCTTTTAATACAACATCCATCACGACAACATTTGCAGCTATTAATCAAATGTTCATTATTATTTATTTATACATTACCTATTACTCGTAAAATCAAATGGTTAATAGATATTGATCCAATAGAAAGTTAA